The Chloroflexota bacterium genome window below encodes:
- a CDS encoding uroporphyrinogen decarboxylase family protein — protein MLSSRERVMMAVNHREPDRVPIDLGGHRSSGIMAIAYNQLKRQLGIDSGDIYVYDFLQQLAIIEPEVLDRFGVDTIEMGRGFALEPEDWQDWVLPDGTPCKIPSFIHPVREGNDWYVYHEDGTRIAVQKESCLYVEQTCFPLAESDDQLFDDLATPLERVMWAAVGTPPAPIGYDEQGLQQLAAGAKALRESSDRAIIGLFGGNIYELPQWLFSMENFYYLMGAEPQRVHRLLDQLVAMHLENLEKFLSAVGPYIDIILFGDDLGMQSGPQFSPRMFETYFQPRYTLMWETARRLADVKVMLHCCGSITRLLPGLIEAGLDIIQPVQTNARDMEPDRLKREFGKDICLWGGGCDTQQVLPCGSPEEVAENVRQNVEILAPQGGYVFQQIHNVMADVPPENIVAMLDAVNP, from the coding sequence ATGCTAAGTTCGCGTGAACGGGTGATGATGGCTGTTAACCACCGGGAGCCCGATCGCGTACCGATCGATCTGGGCGGCCATCGCTCGTCCGGGATCATGGCGATTGCCTACAATCAGCTGAAGCGGCAGCTGGGAATCGACTCGGGCGACATCTACGTCTACGATTTTCTGCAGCAATTGGCGATTATCGAGCCTGAGGTGTTGGACCGCTTTGGCGTCGACACAATCGAAATGGGGCGCGGGTTTGCACTTGAGCCGGAAGACTGGCAGGATTGGGTGTTGCCTGACGGGACCCCGTGCAAGATTCCCTCCTTCATTCACCCTGTTCGCGAAGGCAATGATTGGTACGTCTACCACGAGGATGGCACTCGAATCGCGGTTCAGAAAGAGAGCTGTTTATATGTGGAGCAGACCTGTTTCCCGCTTGCTGAGAGCGACGATCAGCTCTTTGACGATCTGGCAACGCCCCTGGAAAGGGTCATGTGGGCAGCCGTGGGTACCCCTCCGGCGCCCATTGGCTACGACGAACAGGGGCTGCAACAACTGGCTGCCGGGGCGAAGGCTCTGCGCGAGTCGAGCGATCGGGCCATAATCGGACTCTTCGGCGGGAACATCTACGAGTTGCCCCAGTGGCTCTTCAGCATGGAAAACTTTTATTACCTCATGGGCGCGGAGCCACAGCGAGTACACCGGCTGTTGGACCAACTGGTAGCCATGCACTTGGAGAACCTGGAGAAGTTCCTGTCAGCGGTTGGGCCCTACATCGACATCATTCTTTTCGGCGACGACCTGGGTATGCAGAGTGGCCCCCAGTTCTCGCCTCGCATGTTCGAGACCTACTTCCAGCCTCGTTACACTCTGATGTGGGAAACGGCCAGACGCCTTGCCGATGTCAAGGTAATGCTGCATTGCTGCGGCAGTATCACGCGGTTATTGCCCGGCCTGATCGAAGCGGGGTTGGATATCATTCAGCCTGTCCAGACCAACGCACGGGATATGGAACCTGACCGGCTCAAGCGCGAGTTTGGCAAGGATATCTGTCTCTGGGGCGGTGGATGTGACACACAGCAGGTGTTGCCCTGCGGGTCACCCGAGGAGGTGGCCGAGAATGTTCGTCAGAACGTAGAGATCCTGGCGCCGCAAGGCGGCTACGTATTTCAGCAGATTCATAACGTGATGGCCGATGTTCCGCCCGAAAATATCGTCGCCATGCTGGATGCTGTTAACCCCTGA
- a CDS encoding MFS transporter, which translates to MAGAQRGNSRLLIALAFLSFIAMGLFVGLMGVAWPSIRLSYGIPLDAIGALFLFSMAASLIFSFSSGRLIAGVGLGVLLLIGGILASLGFLGYAAAPAWWTMILAAAIASAGTTLINTGLNTYFAIISTASLMSWLHASFGLGATISPIVMAAMLNAGYSWRWGFAFVALCFAVLSLLYLFTRRHWPLPEHKASDQSTDVPVQSSYRDSLKLAGVWLSLLLFAAFTGMEGTAGQWPYVLFTESRAIDPVVAGLWVSIFWASITMGRLFFGAIVGRTGTVPLIRACGVLIVAGSALLWWNPSNTLSFAGLILIGFAASPYFPVLASETPRLFGQENAANIIGFQITAVRLGLAIVPASVGVLARAAGLETIGLSMFAIAVAVVVLYELTLRTTARAETALPEGEGSYGKELA; encoded by the coding sequence ATGGCTGGAGCACAACGCGGGAATTCCAGATTGCTCATCGCCTTGGCGTTCCTGAGCTTCATCGCAATGGGTCTGTTTGTCGGCTTGATGGGCGTGGCCTGGCCATCTATTCGCCTGAGCTATGGCATCCCTCTCGATGCCATAGGGGCTTTGTTTCTGTTTTCCATGGCCGCATCTCTGATCTTTAGCTTCAGTAGTGGCCGTCTGATAGCTGGCGTCGGATTAGGTGTCCTTCTGTTAATCGGCGGAATCCTGGCCTCTCTGGGTTTTTTGGGATACGCGGCAGCGCCCGCCTGGTGGACGATGATTCTGGCCGCGGCCATCGCCTCGGCGGGCACCACACTCATAAACACCGGCCTCAATACCTACTTCGCCATCATTTCCACGGCAAGTCTCATGAGCTGGCTCCACGCCAGCTTTGGTCTGGGCGCTACCATCAGTCCGATCGTGATGGCTGCTATGCTGAATGCCGGATATTCCTGGCGCTGGGGTTTCGCCTTCGTGGCACTCTGTTTCGCTGTTTTGTCCCTCCTCTACCTCTTCACCCGCAGGCACTGGCCTCTGCCAGAGCACAAGGCCTCCGACCAATCCACCGACGTACCGGTGCAGTCCAGCTACCGGGACAGCCTGAAACTTGCAGGCGTCTGGCTGAGCCTGTTGCTTTTTGCCGCCTTTACCGGCATGGAGGGGACCGCGGGCCAGTGGCCCTATGTGCTTTTCACCGAATCACGCGCTATAGATCCTGTCGTCGCCGGCCTGTGGGTCAGTATCTTTTGGGCCAGCATCACGATGGGCCGGCTGTTCTTTGGCGCGATCGTCGGTCGAACGGGCACCGTCCCACTGATTCGCGCTTGCGGCGTGCTGATCGTCGCTGGATCGGCTCTGCTCTGGTGGAATCCCAGCAATACACTCAGTTTCGCAGGCCTCATCCTGATCGGTTTCGCTGCGTCCCCGTATTTCCCGGTGCTTGCCTCGGAAACACCCAGATTGTTTGGCCAGGAGAACGCCGCCAACATAATCGGATTCCAGATTACTGCCGTTCGTCTGGGATTGGCTATCGTGCCGGCTTCCGTCGGGGTTCTGGCCCGCGCCGCCGGCCTGGAGACCATTGGCTTGTCGATGTTTGCAATTGCCGTTGCGGTTGTCGTATTATATGAGTTGACCCTGCGCACCACGGCGCGTGCCGAAACGGCGCTGCCCGAAGGCGAGGGGAGTTATGGAAAGGAACTAGCATGA
- a CDS encoding Gfo/Idh/MocA family oxidoreductase, whose product MTNLLKVGVIGVGGIAKWHMPGWQASEHAEVVAGSDIAGDVLAGWGAEFSVDRLYTDPADLFADPDIDIIDICTPNMSHTPLVIAALDAGKNVICEKPLAATPGEIEQMIEARDRSGKLLMTAQHFRFKGVSQTMKQEIEAGALGDVYHARSWQLRRNGLFVRPSFTRKEFSGGGPCIDIGVHILDLSLWLMGNPRPVAVSGVAWAPLAHHDRAFASWTGELIRPDFDVEDYAAAFVRFDTGATLILEVSWLLHHDIEGEDSQVWLYGTEGGCHWPKALFLETNYDSKQFYNRTLKLTGDAMEPHGLECVAFAEAVAEGRPSPVPAEQSLQVMTILDGIYRSQETGREIWFE is encoded by the coding sequence ATGACCAATTTATTGAAGGTAGGAGTTATCGGTGTCGGTGGTATCGCCAAATGGCACATGCCAGGATGGCAGGCATCTGAACATGCCGAGGTCGTTGCAGGCAGTGATATCGCCGGGGATGTGCTCGCTGGCTGGGGTGCAGAGTTTTCTGTCGACCGGCTCTACACCGATCCGGCGGATCTCTTTGCTGATCCAGACATTGACATCATCGACATTTGCACGCCCAATATGTCCCACACGCCCCTGGTGATTGCGGCGCTGGACGCGGGAAAAAACGTCATCTGCGAGAAGCCGTTGGCTGCCACACCGGGGGAGATCGAGCAGATGATTGAGGCCCGCGATCGTTCCGGAAAACTTTTGATGACCGCACAACATTTCCGCTTCAAGGGTGTATCTCAGACCATGAAGCAGGAGATCGAGGCGGGTGCGCTGGGAGATGTGTATCACGCGCGCAGCTGGCAATTGCGACGCAATGGCTTGTTTGTGCGGCCCAGTTTTACGCGCAAGGAGTTCAGCGGGGGTGGCCCCTGTATCGACATCGGTGTACATATCCTCGACCTGTCGCTTTGGTTGATGGGCAATCCCCGGCCTGTGGCAGTGAGCGGTGTGGCCTGGGCGCCGTTGGCCCATCACGACAGGGCTTTTGCCAGTTGGACTGGCGAACTTATCCGCCCCGATTTCGATGTCGAGGACTATGCCGCCGCTTTCGTCAGATTCGACACCGGTGCCACGTTGATTCTTGAAGTGAGCTGGCTGCTGCATCACGATATCGAAGGGGAGGATTCTCAAGTGTGGCTCTACGGCACCGAAGGTGGATGCCATTGGCCCAAGGCTCTGTTTCTCGAAACCAACTACGATTCAAAACAATTTTACAATCGCACGCTCAAGTTGACCGGGGATGCCATGGAACCTCACGGGCTGGAGTGTGTGGCCTTTGCCGAGGCTGTGGCGGAAGGCAGGCCCTCACCCGTGCCGGCCGAACAGTCTCTTCAGGTCATGACCATTTTGGATGGCATCTATCGCAGCCAGGAGACTGGACGCGAAATCTGGTTCGAATAA
- a CDS encoding Gfo/Idh/MocA family oxidoreductase gives MLRTAMLGVAHVHANGYARQIIEHPEAQIVCVWDDQADRGTAAAARYGVPFADDLEALLSRQDVDGVVVNAPTDQHPEILIAAAAHGKHIFTEKALTIATADADRVVDAVHASGIKFMISLPRRTWPESLFFKQVLDEGWLGRVTMMRARLAHPGALDRWFSGPTAWFGDREQAGGGALFDLGCHIVDLMGWFLGEPASVVAVTQNFSGEYDIDDQTVAIVQFKQGALGILDCTWVHRAGPNPIEIYGTEGYAGYDGRRESIQLISNELQPEGIRGSIHPLELPEALPSPMDQWISAVLHDTPMTIGIEDGRNLTRLMEAIYQAADSGCQVVV, from the coding sequence ATGTTACGCACCGCAATGCTCGGCGTTGCCCATGTCCACGCCAATGGCTACGCCCGTCAGATTATCGAACATCCCGAAGCGCAGATCGTTTGTGTCTGGGATGACCAGGCTGACCGGGGAACGGCGGCCGCCGCCAGGTATGGAGTCCCGTTCGCCGATGACCTGGAGGCCCTTTTGAGTCGCCAGGATGTGGATGGTGTAGTGGTCAACGCGCCCACCGACCAGCACCCTGAGATTCTAATAGCCGCAGCCGCTCATGGCAAACATATCTTCACCGAAAAAGCCCTCACGATCGCGACAGCCGACGCCGACCGGGTTGTCGACGCCGTCCACGCCAGTGGCATTAAGTTCATGATCTCCCTGCCAAGACGTACCTGGCCGGAAAGCCTGTTTTTCAAACAGGTGCTCGACGAGGGTTGGTTGGGCCGCGTCACCATGATGCGCGCGCGCCTGGCCCACCCCGGCGCGCTGGATCGATGGTTCAGCGGGCCGACCGCCTGGTTTGGCGACAGGGAGCAAGCGGGAGGCGGTGCATTGTTCGACCTGGGCTGTCACATCGTCGATCTGATGGGCTGGTTTCTCGGTGAGCCTGCCAGCGTCGTGGCAGTGACTCAGAATTTCAGCGGCGAATATGACATCGACGACCAGACCGTGGCCATCGTGCAGTTCAAGCAAGGTGCCCTGGGAATCCTGGACTGCACCTGGGTCCATCGGGCGGGCCCAAATCCTATTGAGATCTACGGCACGGAAGGCTACGCGGGCTATGATGGCCGGCGCGAGTCTATCCAGTTGATCAGCAACGAACTGCAGCCTGAGGGGATTCGCGGCAGCATTCACCCTCTGGAACTACCCGAGGCGCTGCCCTCTCCCATGGATCAGTGGATCAGCGCCGTGCTGCACGATACACCGATGACCATTGGCATCGAGGACGGCCGAAATCTTACGCGGCTCATGGAAGCGATCTACCAAGCTGCTGACAGTGGCTGCCAGGTTGTGGTTTGA
- a CDS encoding SIS domain-containing protein, translated as MPFPAIDTSLVRTYALSERPSLVALDHLITPEMPVPPFDNPELVEVATRIVAARQAGRPVIWMIGAHVVKRGLAPVLIDLMRRGVITHLASNGAAPIHDFEIALLGNTSEDVSTSLEDGSFGMAEETGAFMNRAIQAGARSGIGVGEALGQWIAGHDRFRFRDQSLLYSAFHLGIPYTVHVAIGTDIIHQHPECDFAALGWASGQDFKVFTSSVSQLEGGVFCNFGSAVIGPEVFLKALSIARNLGHRVQVFTTANFDILPLEQDYRKPSTDDQPTYYYRPKKNIVIRPTSMGGRGYHIVGDHRDTIPNLHHEVVQGLAGTTLPNPLDRRNAAFEGAGDLEMQFPRAAACLLGAIERQPALEPVTTALIDAFRVVNLAESTGGTLFLCGNGGSMADALHISGELLKSYARKRSLEQGRCDRLLQQPDGELLARNLEPGLRAVVLGINPSLASAVANDMPDRDMNLAQELMALARPGDVLLGISTSGNARNVAYAAQTARALGVHVIALTGEAGGLLAGLADVAIKVPAQRTDRVQELHIQCYHTLCEMLEEQFFGEEVGPSQGCVHQPLALSP; from the coding sequence ATGCCTTTCCCGGCAATCGACACATCTCTCGTCCGCACCTACGCGCTGTCGGAACGACCGAGCCTGGTGGCCCTTGACCACCTTATCACACCGGAAATGCCGGTGCCGCCATTCGACAACCCGGAACTGGTCGAAGTAGCTACGCGAATCGTGGCTGCGCGCCAGGCGGGACGGCCTGTGATCTGGATGATCGGTGCTCATGTTGTGAAGCGTGGTCTGGCTCCGGTGCTCATCGACCTGATGCGGCGGGGCGTGATTACCCATCTGGCCAGCAATGGCGCAGCGCCGATCCATGACTTTGAGATTGCCTTGCTGGGCAATACCAGCGAGGATGTGTCCACAAGTCTTGAGGATGGCAGTTTCGGCATGGCGGAGGAAACGGGCGCTTTCATGAACCGGGCAATCCAGGCAGGCGCCCGCAGTGGTATCGGAGTTGGCGAGGCCCTGGGCCAATGGATTGCAGGGCATGATCGTTTTCGCTTCCGGGATCAGAGCCTGCTTTACTCTGCCTTCCACCTTGGAATCCCCTATACGGTGCATGTTGCGATTGGCACAGACATCATCCACCAGCACCCGGAATGTGATTTCGCGGCCCTCGGTTGGGCCAGTGGTCAGGACTTCAAGGTCTTCACCAGTTCGGTCAGTCAACTGGAGGGTGGAGTCTTCTGTAACTTCGGTTCAGCGGTGATAGGTCCGGAGGTCTTCCTGAAGGCCCTTTCCATTGCTCGCAATCTGGGGCATAGGGTGCAGGTCTTCACTACGGCGAACTTCGATATATTGCCCCTGGAGCAAGACTATCGTAAGCCCTCAACCGACGACCAGCCGACCTACTATTATCGACCGAAGAAGAATATTGTTATCCGGCCTACCTCCATGGGTGGACGTGGCTACCACATCGTCGGTGATCACCGGGATACCATACCTAATTTGCATCATGAGGTAGTTCAAGGGCTCGCCGGTACGACCCTGCCCAACCCACTGGATCGACGAAATGCAGCATTCGAAGGAGCTGGCGACCTGGAGATGCAATTTCCCAGGGCGGCCGCGTGCCTGTTGGGGGCGATCGAACGGCAACCTGCTCTTGAGCCGGTGACGACCGCACTGATCGATGCTTTTCGTGTAGTAAATCTGGCTGAATCGACCGGTGGCACGCTTTTTCTCTGCGGAAACGGCGGAAGCATGGCAGACGCGCTGCACATTTCCGGCGAGCTACTGAAATCCTACGCCAGGAAACGATCTTTGGAGCAAGGCAGGTGCGATCGCTTGCTTCAGCAGCCCGATGGGGAACTGTTGGCTCGAAACCTGGAGCCTGGCCTGCGGGCAGTGGTTCTGGGCATCAACCCGTCGCTGGCCAGCGCCGTCGCCAACGACATGCCCGATCGTGATATGAACCTGGCTCAGGAGTTGATGGCCCTGGCTCGTCCAGGCGACGTGCTGTTGGGCATCAGCACAAGCGGCAATGCCCGAAATGTGGCCTATGCCGCGCAGACTGCCCGCGCCCTCGGCGTCCATGTAATCGCTCTTACCGGCGAGGCCGGGGGCCTGCTCGCCGGCCTCGCCGATGTGGCCATCAAGGTTCCAGCTCAGCGCACCGACCGGGTCCAGGAGTTGCACATCCAGTGCTATCATACCCTGTGTGAAATGCTGGAGGAGCAGTTTTTTGGCGAGGAGGTTGGGCCATCGCAGGGATGTGTCCATCAACCGTTGGCCCTGTCACCTTGA
- a CDS encoding uroporphyrinogen decarboxylase family protein, which yields MQPRDRFIAALERRPFTGRVPHFELVFYLTMEAFGRVHPGHRSYHQWMQMDEEERQLHRVDMAGLYIATAERYEHSAIFLHPNPDSLEETIRLVDLVRERTGDRYFLMRHGDATFSIPDGTTMVDFVYRLADEPDKVKAEAQENVNHALELAEQLAKHGELDGFALCADYCFNSGPFLSPRMFSEFITPYLTQLVRGYRQLGFYVIKHTDGNIMPIIDDLLEGEPHALHSLDPQAGIDIAQVKRDFGHRVCLIGNVNCGLLDTGTEEEVIESASYALRHGMPGGGYIFSTSNCIYTGMRLSRYELMLDVWRREGNYDA from the coding sequence ATGCAACCACGAGATCGTTTCATCGCCGCCCTGGAGCGACGTCCCTTTACGGGCCGGGTACCCCATTTTGAACTGGTTTTTTATCTGACCATGGAGGCATTCGGCAGGGTTCATCCCGGACACCGAAGTTATCACCAGTGGATGCAGATGGATGAGGAGGAACGCCAGTTGCACCGGGTCGATATGGCCGGTCTTTATATCGCCACGGCAGAACGCTATGAGCACAGCGCCATCTTTCTCCATCCCAATCCAGACTCGCTGGAAGAGACCATTCGTCTGGTCGATCTTGTTCGGGAGCGTACCGGTGACCGCTACTTCCTCATGCGGCACGGGGACGCTACCTTCAGCATTCCCGACGGCACCACGATGGTGGATTTCGTCTACCGACTGGCCGATGAGCCAGACAAGGTCAAAGCTGAGGCCCAGGAAAATGTAAACCATGCTCTTGAGCTCGCGGAGCAGCTGGCGAAACATGGAGAACTCGACGGATTCGCACTCTGTGCGGATTACTGCTTCAACAGCGGGCCCTTTCTGAGTCCCAGGATGTTCTCGGAATTCATCACGCCCTATCTCACACAGCTTGTTCGCGGTTATCGCCAACTGGGTTTCTACGTCATCAAACATACTGACGGCAACATCATGCCGATTATCGACGATCTGTTGGAGGGCGAACCCCATGCGCTGCATTCTCTGGATCCGCAAGCCGGAATCGACATCGCCCAGGTTAAGCGGGATTTCGGCCATCGGGTCTGCCTGATTGGCAACGTCAATTGCGGGCTGTTGGATACCGGTACCGAGGAAGAAGTCATCGAATCGGCCAGCTATGCGTTGAGGCACGGCATGCCCGGCGGAGGTTACATCTTTTCCACCAGCAATTGCATCTACACCGGCATGCGTCTCTCCCGCTACGAGTTGATGCTGGACGTCTGGCGCCGCGAGGGCAATTATGACGCGTAG
- a CDS encoding PfkB family carbohydrate kinase: MKKHLSTARLQDILDRFGELQVGVIGDLALDAYWYADMTQSYLSRETPLFPRPVVREVYAPGAGANVADNLAALGVRKVVAFSVIGDDWRGQLLRRELTGRGISVEQLVVSDQRTTSCYVKPILMGFDSQQEDPRLDFSNAVPLDGPSVEALIDRISREITNLDALLVADQFELNGIIADPVLDALNQLAADHPATHFVVDSRQRIGLFSHMVLKPNWVEAGAAIYPHRDPRDLSQEQLVEVGKLLSQRSSRPAFITLSNRGALVCTEAEQVRVPAGPVQPPLDPVGAGDTFVAALAASLAAGAAPAEAAAVANLAASITVEKLNQTGTATPEEIVVRYELASTQEDSR; the protein is encoded by the coding sequence ATGAAAAAACATCTATCGACCGCTCGTCTGCAGGATATCCTCGATCGTTTCGGCGAGCTGCAAGTCGGCGTTATCGGTGATCTTGCACTCGATGCTTACTGGTATGCCGATATGACCCAGTCCTATCTTTCCCGCGAGACACCGCTTTTTCCACGGCCCGTGGTGCGCGAAGTGTACGCGCCCGGCGCGGGCGCCAACGTGGCCGACAACCTGGCGGCTCTCGGTGTGCGCAAGGTTGTCGCATTCTCCGTCATCGGTGATGACTGGCGCGGCCAACTCTTGCGACGGGAATTGACCGGGCGCGGTATCTCCGTCGAACAGCTGGTGGTCTCGGATCAACGAACGACCAGCTGCTACGTCAAACCGATCTTGATGGGCTTTGACTCGCAACAAGAGGACCCGCGTCTTGATTTCAGCAACGCTGTCCCGCTCGATGGTCCGTCGGTGGAAGCGTTGATCGATCGGATTTCCAGGGAAATAACAAATCTGGACGCGCTGCTGGTTGCCGATCAATTCGAGCTGAATGGCATTATCGCGGACCCGGTTCTCGACGCGCTCAACCAATTGGCCGCCGATCATCCAGCTACCCACTTTGTTGTGGATTCGCGCCAGCGAATCGGCTTGTTCAGCCACATGGTGCTCAAGCCCAACTGGGTGGAGGCGGGGGCAGCAATTTACCCCCACCGTGACCCGCGGGATCTGAGCCAGGAGCAACTCGTTGAGGTCGGGAAACTATTGAGCCAGCGCAGCAGCCGGCCTGCTTTCATCACATTGAGTAACCGGGGCGCTCTGGTTTGCACGGAGGCTGAACAGGTCAGGGTACCGGCAGGACCTGTCCAGCCACCACTGGATCCGGTGGGCGCAGGCGATACATTTGTCGCTGCGCTGGCGGCATCTCTTGCAGCTGGGGCCGCGCCGGCCGAGGCGGCCGCGGTCGCCAATCTGGCGGCTTCCATCACCGTCGAAAAACTCAACCAGACCGGCACCGCTACACCCGAAGAGATCGTGGTTCGCTACGAATTGGCCAGCACTCAGGAGGATTCCCGTTGA
- a CDS encoding HAD family hydrolase gives MTLSPIITAGELPPLPWLEVINPLARLGQVRHALFDFDGTISVIRRGWEQIMIPLMVEMICEDQPPSPEIEAQVEDYVDLSTGILTIKQMEWLEQAVVRHDLASRKLTARQYKTIYNERLLQPVRARMALMEGSGDSRETLMIAGVRAFLEDLQERGVSLYLASGSDHVYVVEEATALGVADFFDGHIYGARDDTEAYSKDRIIYRILDDHDLAGEQLLVVGDGPVEIRHARDRGALALGIAADEELRQGLDSRKRQRLLLAGADLLVTDFLHHEQLAGILAGDG, from the coding sequence TTGACCTTATCCCCAATCATCACTGCCGGCGAACTGCCGCCCCTGCCATGGCTGGAGGTCATCAATCCTTTGGCCCGTCTCGGGCAGGTGCGCCACGCCCTGTTCGACTTCGACGGTACTATCTCGGTCATTCGCAGGGGTTGGGAGCAGATCATGATTCCCTTGATGGTTGAGATGATCTGCGAAGATCAGCCACCGTCGCCGGAGATCGAAGCGCAGGTGGAAGACTATGTGGATCTTTCGACCGGTATCCTGACAATCAAGCAGATGGAATGGCTCGAACAAGCCGTGGTGCGGCACGACCTTGCCAGCAGAAAGTTGACTGCCCGCCAATACAAAACGATCTACAACGAACGATTGCTTCAACCGGTGCGAGCGCGCATGGCCCTGATGGAAGGAAGCGGCGATTCCCGCGAGACCCTGATGATTGCCGGAGTCCGGGCATTCCTGGAAGACCTTCAAGAGCGGGGCGTGAGTCTCTATCTGGCCAGCGGCTCCGATCACGTGTACGTGGTGGAAGAAGCCACAGCTCTGGGTGTTGCCGACTTTTTTGATGGACACATCTACGGGGCGCGCGATGACACAGAAGCCTATTCCAAGGATCGAATCATCTACCGCATTCTGGACGACCATGATCTGGCCGGCGAGCAGTTATTGGTTGTAGGGGATGGTCCGGTGGAGATCCGTCATGCCCGGGACAGGGGTGCCCTGGCCCTCGGTATTGCCGCCGACGAGGAACTGCGGCAGGGGCTCGATTCCCGTAAACGCCAACGGTTGTTGCTGGCCGGTGCCGACCTGCTGGTGACCGATTTTTTGCACCACGAGCAGTTGGCCGGGATTTTGGCCGGCGACGGGTAG